CCTTCTACAAGCGGTTCGGGGTGCCGGTGCCGAACGTAGACAAGATTTACCGGGCGCTGCTGAACTGCCTTCGCCATGAAGAAGCGCTCGATATGTGCTGGGTCCGCAATCCGATCGATCTGCTCGAGACGTTCCGGGGCGTGCTGAGCATTCCCGCGGAGGAACTGGAAGAGATTTTCCGCATCACCGCCGCAAATATGCGGAAGTTTTTGCGCGGGGACGGAGGTTTCTCCAGAGAGCTGCTGCATTCGCCGAAAGCGCCGAACGTCGCGCAGGTGAAAGAAGGCGAGTTCTACCCGTACATGCCCGTGGCGGTGCCGATCGGCCAAGGGCTCGTCGAAGGAGATATGAACGCGGGCACACAGGCGCTTTTGATCCGCGAATACGCGCACCTTTTGGCGAAAGCCGATCACAAGCCGCTGAGCCAATACACCGGGCATTTTATGGAGCGGATCGAGCGCATTTACGCGTAAACCGGAACCCGGCGGAGACGTCCGCGCCATTAACGGTATCGATGGGATCAGGCTGCCCTGGCGGCTCTCTCATCGACTAAAACCGGATAGGAGCTAATGTCGTGGGGAAAGCAAACAAATGGATTTATCTCATGCTGGCCGCCGTTGTCGCCTCCTGGGGGCTTAATGTCGTCGGGGTCAAATATATGACAGAGATGGCCCCGGCCTTTCTCGTTGCGGCCGTTCGAATGCCGCTGGCCGGCCTCGCCCTGCTGCCTTTCATGCTGCAAAGGTTCGGCTGGTACCGGCCGAACCCGCGCCAGTGGCTGCTGCTTGTGCTGATCGGGCTAATCTCGGTCTTTTTTCACCAGCTGTTTCTCGCCACAGGCGTCGTGACGACCACAGCCACCAACGCATCGCTCATTCTTGGGCTGAATCCGCTGATGACGGCGCTGCTCGCCGCCGTATTCATCGGTGAAAAAATGAGCCTGCGGCTGCTGTTCGGCATCGCCGCCGGATTTACCGGCGTCGTCATCGTGGTGCTGTCCGGCGCGGCGGAAGCGACGCTTGCGGCCACCGGAATCGGCGATCTGATCATGTTTTTATCGATGCTCGCTTACGTCGTCGGCGGCTTGCTGATCAAAACGCTGTCAGGCACGAACATGCCGACGCTGGTCATTACGACTTACTCCACCTTTATCGGCGGAATCATGCTGAATATCGGAGCTTTTGCCAAATATGGGGCAAACGCATACGGCGAGCTGCATTTTAACGGGACCGCCTGGGCCGTCATGCTGCTGTCCGCGTGGATCGCCTCTTCTCTCGGCACGCTGGGCTGGAATTATGCGATCAAAACGATCGGCGCGAACAAAACGGCGATGTTCATCAACGGCATGCCGTTCGCCAGCATGATCGGAGCCGTCCTGTTTCTCGGCGAACATGTCCGCACCGTTCATATACTGGCTTTCTTGCTGACGACGCTCGGCATCATCATCGGCACGTCCCCGGCTAAAGATAAGGCACTGCCGCGGCCGACATCCGAACCGAAGCGATTCGGGAGGAGCCCTCAAAAGTGAAGCGAACCTCTGACCCCTATTCCTGGTACTTTTGGGGGAGCCCCCGGTATCCACAAAAATTAGCTGCACATAATTTCCCAAGCAGCTAAAAAAGGGCTGCCCGCAAACGTTTTCATAACATTTGCCAAGCAGCCCCTTGATTTTTTCATGCATTATGGGAGTAGGGATCGATGTATGAAACTATTCGGCAGCTTCCGGTTCGTCAGGAGCTTCTTCAGCAGCCTCTTCGGCTTCCGCCTCCTCATCCGCTTCTTCCGCTTCCGACGCCTCCGCTTCTTCTTCTTCTTCTTCTTCCTCTTCTTCTTCTGCCTCTGCTTCGTCTGCTTCCTCCGCTTCTTCGACCGAACCTTCTTCCGCTGACTCTTCTTCCGCCGACTCTTCTTCTACCAAATCCGCTTCTTCTGCAGCTGCTGCCACCTCTTCCGCCTCAAAGCTCTCTTCCGATACGGCCGCTTCCTGAACCTCGGCTTCCGGCAGCAATTCTTCTTTTTCAACGTCTCCCATTTGAATCCCTCCCGTTTCCCCGGAGCTTTAAGCCCCGGGAGTACTACATTATACTAGGCGGGACGTTTGAATAGAACAGCTCCTGCGCAGCTTCTCCAATAATTTTTCGACATGATCGTCCGTGCGGTTTCCCCCTCGGGTTCATAAGATATTCACGGCATCGGCCGGCCGGAGCCTTCATTTTCCGACAAAATATAAATTCAGTCTAGCAATTCTTTCTGTATAATGTAAAAATAGCTTTATACCGTATATTTTCCGCCAGTAACAGGCCGGCATACGAGTACTGGCAGACCGGAGGAGTATAGGATGATGACCAGCGAGAACCCGCCGCAAAAAAAAACGAACGAAGCCCATCTGAGCCAGTTGGCCTCCGTTGGACAAATCGCTGCAGGCATCGCGCACGAGGTGAAAAACCCGCTGACTGCCGTCAAAGGTTTTTTGCAGCTGTTAAAAGAGAGAAACGATAAACAATATATCGAAATCGCCCAATCGGAGCTGGATAACGCGCTCGCCATATTGCAAAATCTGCTTCATGTGTCCAAACCCGATCTCGAAAATGAAGCCTTCGAATCGATCGATCTGACG
The window above is part of the Paenibacillus hamazuiensis genome. Proteins encoded here:
- a CDS encoding DMT family transporter, encoding MGKANKWIYLMLAAVVASWGLNVVGVKYMTEMAPAFLVAAVRMPLAGLALLPFMLQRFGWYRPNPRQWLLLVLIGLISVFFHQLFLATGVVTTTATNASLILGLNPLMTALLAAVFIGEKMSLRLLFGIAAGFTGVVIVVLSGAAEATLAATGIGDLIMFLSMLAYVVGGLLIKTLSGTNMPTLVITTYSTFIGGIMLNIGAFAKYGANAYGELHFNGTAWAVMLLSAWIASSLGTLGWNYAIKTIGANKTAMFINGMPFASMIGAVLFLGEHVRTVHILAFLLTTLGIIIGTSPAKDKALPRPTSEPKRFGRSPQK